A stretch of DNA from Desulfurispora thermophila DSM 16022:
CCAGATATTTCCTCGCCCAGTCCCGGCGCAGTTCTTCCACCTGCGCCCTTCCGGTCGTTAAATCAACCCGCAGCACATTTCCCGTATAACCCATTACCGCACCTCCAACTGCAAAGCGCCGTGCGGACACCAGGCTACACAAAGCGGTTGTCCATCACAGTAGTCGCACAACAGCGGTTTGTCGTCCATTAAACGCAACACTCCGGTGGGGCAGGCCTGGATACAGCTACCACATCCGGTGCATAGCTCTTCCTGCAAGAAAGGACGACCTTCTTTTTCCACTATCGCATTTGTAGGACATACCCCAACACATTCTAAACAGGCCTCACAAACAGCTGCCTTTATTTGCAAGCCGGTACCATCATATTCAGATTCTATATGTATCCTGGCCAGCCGGGGGTTAAAACCCCCGGTCTTTTCTCCCGAACAGGCCAGCATACACAAACTACAACCAATACAATCCGGGGCAGAAAAAACCAGTTTCACTTTCCCCACTCCTTGCCTTTTGAGCAACTGGTCAATTAACCGGCCATTTTGCTCACAACTGCCAATACTTTATCCAGGCGCTCTATAACCTGATCCTGCTGCTCCCGGGTGATGGTGAGCGGCGGCTCGATGCGGATGGACTTGGAGTTGATGTAAGTACCGGCCACCAGCACGCCATTATCAAACAGACCTTTGGCCACAGCATAGCCCAGTTCGTTGTTCACAAACTCAATGCCAATCATCAACCCCTTGCCCCGCACCTCCATGACAACAGTCGGGTACTTTGCTGCTAATTCCTTTAATTTGCCAATCATGTATGCACCAGCTTCCGCCGCGCGCTGGGGCAGGTTCTCGGACAGCAATACGTTGATATTGGCAATGGCCGCTGCACAGCAAACCGGGTTGCCACCGAAGGTAGTACTGTGCAGTATGGGGTTGTCAATTAGTTTTTCCCAAATCTCCCGGCGGGACACAAATGCACCGATGGGCATCACGCCGCCACCAAAGGCTTTGGCCAAACAGAGTATGTCGGGCACCACATTGTAATGCTCACAGCAAAACATTTTACCGGTTCGCCCCATGCCGGTTTGTACTTCATCCAGAATCAGAAGTGCACCATACTTGTCACACAGTTCGCGCACCCGGGGCAAGTAGTCATCGGGCGGCACAATGACTCCACCTTCGCCTTGAATGGGCTCAAGTATCACTGCTGCCACATCTTCACCAATGAAGGCACAACTTTCCAGCATCATTTCAATAGCGTCAGCACTACCGTAAGGCACATGGTGAAATCCCGGGATCAGCGGCAGGAAAGGCTGGCGGAAAACCCCTTTCGCGGTCGCGCTGAGGCTCCCCAACGACTTGCCATGAAAGCCGCGGGTCGTGGCAATAAAGCTGCGTCGCCCCGTATACATACGGGCAAACTTGAGCGCCCCTTCCACCGACTCTGTGCCACTATTAACAAAGAATGCATATTGCAGATCACCCGGAGTAATCTGAGCAAGCAGTTTGGCCAGGAAACCGCGCAGGGGATCCAAAAGTTCCTGGCTGTGCAGAGCCTGACGCTGCAACTGGTTAATCACTGCTTCAATAACTTTGGGATGACGGTGGCCGACGTTATAAATACCAAATCCACCCAAGCAGTCAATATACTCCTTGCCATAAACATCAGTGAAGGTGGAACCGCTGTCACTCCACTCCACCGAAGTATAATCGGTAGAAACAGACTTGCGGTATTCCAAAAAACCCGGGTTGACGTGATCGCGGAAAGCTTCCACCGTAGATTTGACCACCCAGTCCTTTTCCTCCTGGGTAAGTTCTTTTTTGGCAATTAGATCGAGATAAAGCTGCGACTCCTGGATAACTTGCGCGTACTTATCAGTCATGATACCCTCCCCAATGCTATTTATTTGGCAGGGTATAGATATAGCAACTGATATGCCGAATCAGTGTACACGCCTTAAAGTATACATTATACAGCACAAACAAACCCGCACTTAGCCCTAATAAGGCAATTATTGCATATTTTCTCTGAATTATTGCATATAAGCTTATAACAAAAGCAAAATAAATACTGCTGCTTTGCTGACATAGGGAGATAATTATTGTCTGTAATTGTTACTTACATTTTTGTTCAGTCTCACAACCAAGAAATGCGTTGCCCATAAACAAACAAAAAATTCCTTAAGCAAAAGCATAATTGTTCAACCAGCAATAATTCTTAATAATGAGACATATGTCTCATGGATGATTTTCAGCCCATCCCCACACAGCGGAAAGCCACTCTGTTTCTAGGCTATTCCAATATAAGAATAGCGCAAAACAACCAGCACGGTCAGTATCCACATCAACCAGTGCACGTCCCTGACCTTACCGGTCAGCGCCTTCAGTACGGTATACAGTACAATACCGGCCGAAATCCCATTGGCAATGTTATAGGTAAACGGCATCATGGTCATGGTGATGAATGCAGGCACCCCGTCGGTTATGTCCTGAAAATTTACTTCCAGAATATCCGTAATCATAAGCATACCCACGATAATCAAAGCCGGAGCTGTTGCAGCAGAAGGAATCAAGGCAAAAACAGGCGCCAAGAACAAGGCAGCTATAAACAACAGACCCGTCACTACCGCGGTCAAACCGGTCCTGCCCCCCTCCCCAATGCCGGCCGAGCTTTCTATGTAGGCGGTGGTGGAACTGGTACCCATAAATGCACCGAAACTAACCCCCAGTGCGTCTACCAGCATGGCTTTACCAATGTTGGGGTTATTACCGTGCTCGTCCAGCAGGCCTGCCCGGCTGGTGGTTCCCATGAGTGTCCCGAATGTATCAAACAATTCAACAAAGGTAAATGTAAAGATTACTGTGATCAAGCCATGGTGCAATGCACCCGGGATGTTCAGCTGCCCCACGGCCAGGTGGCTGATATCAGGGAGTTTATAAGCAAAGTTTTCAATTTTTGTCACACCCAGGGGAATACCCAGCGCAGTGGTAGCCAGAATCCCCCACAAAAGCGCCCCTTTTACCCGCCTGGCCATGAGAAGGCTGGACAACAAAAGCCCGAACAACGCCATCTGCACGCCGGGACTGCTTAAATTTCCCAGTTTTAAATCCCATTCAAAAAACAATAAGTGTCCAAATCCACCGCTGCTTTTT
This window harbors:
- a CDS encoding NCS2 family permease, whose amino-acid sequence is MFLNDFFQLQKRGTTVKTEVLAGITTFMTMAYILAVNPGILSTTGMDYQAVFFATCIASGIITMAMGLFVNFPIALAPGMGLNAYFAVVAAKGGDFTWQEALGAVFISGIIFTILTITNLRQLLMVAVPAPLKKAITAGIGLFITIIGVKLSELVVVDVHLGPSLEAIKSSGGFGHLLFFEWDLKLGNLSSPGVQMALFGLLLSSLLMARRVKGALLWGILATTALGIPLGVTKIENFAYKLPDISHLAVGQLNIPGALHHGLITVIFTFTFVELFDTFGTLMGTTSRAGLLDEHGNNPNIGKAMLVDALGVSFGAFMGTSSTTAYIESSAGIGEGGRTGLTAVVTGLLFIAALFLAPVFALIPSAATAPALIIVGMLMITDILEVNFQDITDGVPAFITMTMMPFTYNIANGISAGIVLYTVLKALTGKVRDVHWLMWILTVLVVLRYSYIGIA
- a CDS encoding 4Fe-4S binding protein, which produces MKLVFSAPDCIGCSLCMLACSGEKTGGFNPRLARIHIESEYDGTGLQIKAAVCEACLECVGVCPTNAIVEKEGRPFLQEELCTGCGSCIQACPTGVLRLMDDKPLLCDYCDGQPLCVAWCPHGALQLEVR
- a CDS encoding putrescine aminotransferase, whose product is MTDKYAQVIQESQLYLDLIAKKELTQEEKDWVVKSTVEAFRDHVNPGFLEYRKSVSTDYTSVEWSDSGSTFTDVYGKEYIDCLGGFGIYNVGHRHPKVIEAVINQLQRQALHSQELLDPLRGFLAKLLAQITPGDLQYAFFVNSGTESVEGALKFARMYTGRRSFIATTRGFHGKSLGSLSATAKGVFRQPFLPLIPGFHHVPYGSADAIEMMLESCAFIGEDVAAVILEPIQGEGGVIVPPDDYLPRVRELCDKYGALLILDEVQTGMGRTGKMFCCEHYNVVPDILCLAKAFGGGVMPIGAFVSRREIWEKLIDNPILHSTTFGGNPVCCAAAIANINVLLSENLPQRAAEAGAYMIGKLKELAAKYPTVVMEVRGKGLMIGIEFVNNELGYAVAKGLFDNGVLVAGTYINSKSIRIEPPLTITREQQDQVIERLDKVLAVVSKMAG